One genomic segment of Deinococcus arcticus includes these proteins:
- a CDS encoding NAD(P)/FAD-dependent oxidoreductase — MKTLILGAGYAGLAVATKLKPTPGLEALMVEQNAYHTFETRLHEAAAHNTRVTLPLSPLLRGTGVALEQAQVEHVALDDQEVKLKDGRVLTYDTLVVALGSVTNFYRIPGLAENAAELKQLSDADEIFNFVNRAYTTEYQGNRDIVVGGAGLTGVELVTELAQRAQLLSKERGLPPFNIYLVEAGPKILPILDEGLRAKAQRTLEEYGIHILVGHRLMQATADTVTVQTASGEQKVIEAGKIIWTGGIQARDIVSGSKLEKGPGGRIAVDDRLRAKGYPEVFVIGDMGLALNQDGKPVPTTAQHAGQQGRLTGKNLLRLAKGEELEPYEPTTLGEFVSLGGLMAVGWMKLPWNQKLAITGGIAHVMKRASEWRWRASID; from the coding sequence ATGAAGACCCTCATCCTCGGTGCTGGTTACGCCGGCCTGGCCGTCGCCACAAAACTGAAGCCCACCCCTGGCCTGGAGGCCCTGATGGTGGAGCAAAATGCCTATCACACCTTTGAGACCCGCCTGCATGAGGCGGCCGCCCACAACACCCGCGTGACCCTGCCCCTCTCGCCCCTGCTGCGCGGCACGGGCGTGGCGCTGGAACAGGCGCAGGTGGAGCATGTGGCGCTGGACGACCAGGAAGTCAAACTCAAAGACGGGCGCGTGCTGACCTACGACACCCTGGTGGTGGCGCTGGGCTCGGTCACGAACTTCTACCGCATTCCCGGTCTGGCCGAGAACGCCGCTGAACTCAAGCAGCTCAGCGACGCCGACGAGATTTTTAATTTCGTCAACCGCGCCTACACCACCGAGTACCAGGGCAACCGCGACATCGTGGTGGGCGGCGCGGGCCTGACCGGCGTGGAGCTGGTGACCGAACTGGCCCAGCGCGCCCAGCTGCTGAGCAAGGAGCGCGGCCTGCCGCCCTTCAACATTTACCTCGTGGAAGCCGGGCCCAAGATTCTGCCCATTCTGGACGAGGGCCTGCGCGCCAAGGCGCAGCGCACGCTGGAGGAATACGGCATTCACATTCTGGTGGGCCACCGCCTGATGCAGGCCACCGCCGACACCGTGACCGTGCAGACCGCCAGCGGCGAGCAGAAGGTGATTGAGGCCGGCAAGATCATCTGGACCGGCGGGATTCAGGCGCGCGACATCGTGAGTGGCAGCAAGCTGGAAAAGGGGCCCGGCGGGCGCATCGCCGTAGATGACCGCCTGCGCGCCAAGGGCTACCCCGAGGTGTTCGTGATTGGTGACATGGGCCTGGCCCTGAACCAGGACGGCAAGCCGGTGCCCACCACCGCGCAGCATGCCGGCCAGCAGGGCCGCCTGACGGGCAAGAACCTGCTGCGCCTGGCCAAGGGCGAGGAGCTGGAGCCCTACGAGCCCACCACCCTGGGCGAGTTCGTGAGCCTGGGCGGCCTGATGGCCGTGGGCTGGATGAAGCTGCCCTGGAACCAGAAACTGGCGATCACAGGCGGCA